One window of Treponema denticola genomic DNA carries:
- a CDS encoding TrmH family RNA methyltransferase — MPEIFKLYNLPQKQRCRKILRILESAEAALVQNRADEFLDAFYLRSLLKIILDDLDSEPSLKVQKWIEDPQEKDKRKIINFVRYELYKKLDTAPAEWDLILPNSSADEITNFRRTFFEGVYVYAEDIRTPFNIGSIFRTAESFGVEKVFLSYDCVSPESPKAKRTAMGCTEYLPWERADLESLPDLPLIVLETGGTDISKFDFPKKGIVVIGSEELGVSPEAVKKAQGRVITIPMYGIKASINVSVAFGICMQKWCEALTAD; from the coding sequence ATGCCTGAGATTTTCAAGCTTTATAACTTACCCCAAAAACAAAGATGCCGTAAAATATTGCGGATATTGGAATCGGCTGAAGCCGCTCTTGTTCAAAATAGGGCGGACGAATTTTTGGATGCCTTTTATCTGCGTTCTCTTTTAAAAATTATTTTAGACGATTTGGATTCCGAGCCTTCTTTAAAAGTTCAAAAATGGATTGAAGACCCTCAGGAAAAAGATAAAAGAAAGATTATCAATTTTGTCAGATACGAGCTTTATAAAAAACTTGATACAGCACCTGCCGAGTGGGACTTGATTTTGCCTAACTCCTCTGCAGATGAAATTACAAATTTCAGGCGTACTTTTTTTGAAGGGGTTTATGTCTATGCCGAAGATATCCGCACTCCTTTTAACATAGGTTCGATTTTTAGGACGGCAGAATCTTTCGGGGTCGAAAAAGTTTTTTTGTCTTATGATTGTGTTTCCCCTGAAAGCCCCAAGGCTAAAAGAACGGCGATGGGCTGTACCGAGTATCTCCCGTGGGAGAGGGCCGATCTTGAAAGCCTTCCCGATCTTCCGCTTATTGTACTTGAAACGGGCGGGACCGATATTTCAAAGTTCGATTTCCCCAAAAAAGGAATTGTCGTTATCGGCTCGGAAGAATTAGGAGTCAGTCCCGAAGCCGTAAAAAAAGCTCAAGGACGAGTTATCACAATTCCTATGTATGGAATAAAGGCCTCGATAAACGTAAGTGTCGCCTTCGGTATCTGTATGCAAAAATGGTGTGAGGCTCTTACAGCCGATTGA
- the hutI gene encoding imidazolonepropionase, whose protein sequence is MTLFISDSIFSSTEKKGEDFDKAFAGYIIVEDGLIQKVGKGEAPESLKSQAEKVIDARGKTITAGLVDAHTHLVHGGSREHELAMKLAGKTYLEIHASGGGIFSTVRATRAASKEELTQKALTSLDRMLIHGTTTAESKSGYGLDMETEIKCLEINSYLNENHPIDIVSTYMGAHATPPEFKDNKEGYIKFMIEEVMPEVKKRGLAEFSDAFCEDKIFSVEETERIMKAAADLGFKLKLHADEIIPLKGAELAAKMNAHSAEHLMAISDEGITALAQSGTVAVLLPATSFFLMSPIYAPAKKMIEEGVRVALATDYNPGSSPTENLQMAMWAACYKMKLLPAQILRGVTINAAYAIAREKTIGSIEEGKQADLVIFDAPNIDFLVYHFGVNSVAQVWKKGKLVAEKGRLVYNN, encoded by the coding sequence ATGACTTTATTTATAAGCGATAGTATTTTTTCTTCTACTGAAAAAAAAGGAGAAGACTTTGATAAGGCCTTTGCCGGTTACATTATTGTAGAAGACGGTCTCATCCAAAAGGTTGGCAAGGGAGAAGCTCCCGAAAGTTTAAAAAGCCAAGCCGAAAAAGTAATAGATGCACGGGGAAAGACTATTACGGCAGGACTTGTCGATGCACACACCCACTTGGTACACGGCGGTTCACGCGAGCATGAGCTTGCAATGAAACTTGCAGGAAAAACTTATCTTGAAATCCACGCAAGCGGCGGCGGCATTTTCAGCACCGTAAGGGCTACCAGAGCCGCTTCAAAAGAAGAGTTGACGCAAAAAGCTTTAACTAGCCTTGACCGAATGCTTATTCACGGTACAACCACCGCCGAATCGAAAAGCGGTTACGGCCTCGACATGGAAACCGAAATTAAGTGTCTTGAAATAAATTCTTATCTGAATGAAAATCATCCTATCGACATTGTTTCAACCTATATGGGTGCTCATGCAACTCCGCCCGAATTTAAGGACAACAAGGAAGGCTATATCAAGTTTATGATAGAAGAGGTTATGCCCGAGGTTAAAAAACGCGGCTTGGCGGAATTCTCCGATGCCTTTTGTGAAGACAAGATTTTTTCCGTAGAAGAAACCGAAAGAATAATGAAGGCCGCTGCCGATCTAGGTTTTAAGCTGAAACTTCATGCCGATGAGATTATTCCTCTAAAGGGAGCGGAACTTGCAGCAAAGATGAATGCTCACTCAGCCGAGCACTTGATGGCTATATCCGATGAAGGCATTACAGCTCTTGCACAATCAGGAACGGTTGCCGTTCTTCTACCTGCGACTTCTTTCTTTTTGATGTCGCCTATTTATGCACCTGCAAAAAAGATGATTGAAGAAGGTGTAAGGGTCGCCCTTGCAACCGATTACAACCCCGGAAGCAGCCCGACGGAAAACCTGCAAATGGCTATGTGGGCAGCTTGTTACAAGATGAAGCTTTTGCCCGCACAAATTTTACGCGGCGTTACAATCAATGCGGCTTATGCGATAGCTCGTGAAAAAACTATAGGCAGCATCGAAGAAGGGAAACAGGCTGACCTTGTTATCTTTGATGCCCCGAATATAGATTTCCTTGTTTATCACTTCGGCGTAAATTCCGTCGCTCAGGTTTGGAAAAAGGGAAAGCTTGTTGCCGAAAAGGGCAGGCTTGTTTACAATAACTAA
- a CDS encoding cyclodeaminase/cyclohydrolase family protein, which yields MELVKMTVSAFVDETASDSPAPGGGSVSALAGSLASALGQMVIRLTTGKKAFASLDEKTQEEFKAQLSKLEKAQKRLVEIIDEDTQAFNAFMEALKLPKDTDEQKVKRSKAMSDATVVAMQVPLETAKTCLEVLRFLPIVALHGNKNAASDAGVAALNARSGLEGAILNVKINLGGIDDAPLCEKTRAECNKMLEEGEKLKTEILKTIYSKIE from the coding sequence ATGGAATTAGTAAAAATGACGGTAAGTGCCTTTGTTGACGAAACAGCAAGCGACTCACCCGCTCCCGGAGGCGGTTCCGTTTCTGCATTGGCAGGTTCTCTAGCCTCGGCCCTCGGTCAGATGGTTATCCGCTTGACAACAGGAAAAAAAGCCTTTGCTTCTCTCGACGAAAAAACTCAAGAAGAATTTAAGGCTCAGCTCTCGAAATTAGAAAAGGCTCAAAAACGATTGGTCGAAATCATTGATGAAGACACACAGGCCTTTAACGCCTTTATGGAAGCCCTAAAGCTGCCCAAGGACACCGATGAGCAAAAGGTAAAGCGCAGCAAGGCTATGTCCGATGCTACTGTTGTGGCAATGCAGGTTCCGCTTGAAACAGCTAAGACCTGTTTGGAGGTGTTACGCTTTTTACCCATTGTTGCCCTTCACGGAAACAAAAATGCCGCTTCCGATGCCGGTGTTGCAGCTCTTAATGCCCGCTCCGGTTTGGAAGGTGCTATCTTAAACGTTAAGATAAATCTAGGCGGAATCGATGATGCGCCCCTCTGCGAAAAAACAAGGGCTGAATGCAACAAAATGCTTGAAGAAGGCGAAAAGCTAAAGACCGAAATTTTAAAAACGATCTATTCTAAGATTGAATAG
- a CDS encoding ABC transporter ATP-binding protein — MKSKFIRTFILFFKASPFRVSAVIVLTLALGVFPSLRIFISMKLIDLIADLLQSSKEIAFGETFKLLAVWAVITLASELAVKLQATLNALINEKFSASIMTGLSEKLAGLTDLSFFEKRENLVKVDMVREQLQVRPQNYVFNIILNFQRIVNLISMFAVLFSIDYLLPILMIFSTLPVFLISQKAGRLQWAETEKLQDKRLKMATYIKHGLEGEKAKDNFLFGFTKNFKNTYLSIRDEYLKNFIKIAHKGLAFQLITSFVSALIMITLFFLMIFIVVKKRIAVGAVAGYVQAFMYTQYEIQDLAMYGRWYFTIMGYFQNYFDIMDWTEKHRGVEDVEQSERIILKEKIESIELKNIRFAYRGKEFDNDGNDISDYAIKDLSLFIDGKKTYAVVGKNGSGKTTLIKLLTGFYTPQEGSIIINGKYNLSDLDMDSYRERLSAVFQDFAVYSGYTVDENIFVKPEHSEEEEKEKVEKVKYLGKDFEKKLENNYSLILGMQYGGKEFSGGQRQRLAALRSFIKKSDIIFFDEPTSAIDPIAENEFIESILMQGKGKISLIVTHRMGSVKSCSDIIVIDSGRVIEKGNFESLLAQNGLFAELYNSQRKNFVEEEFGLRN, encoded by the coding sequence ATGAAGTCTAAATTTATACGAACTTTTATTTTGTTTTTTAAAGCTTCGCCTTTCAGGGTAAGTGCCGTAATTGTGTTGACCCTAGCCTTAGGTGTTTTCCCGTCTTTAAGAATTTTTATTTCGATGAAGCTCATCGACTTAATTGCTGATCTTTTGCAAAGCTCAAAGGAAATCGCCTTTGGGGAAACATTTAAGCTCTTGGCGGTTTGGGCTGTAATTACCCTTGCTTCCGAATTAGCCGTAAAACTTCAAGCAACCTTAAATGCCCTTATAAATGAAAAATTTTCTGCATCCATTATGACTGGTCTATCCGAAAAACTGGCAGGCCTTACCGATCTTTCTTTTTTTGAAAAAAGAGAAAACCTAGTAAAGGTCGATATGGTAAGAGAACAATTACAGGTAAGACCTCAAAACTATGTTTTTAATATCATTTTAAATTTTCAGCGCATTGTAAATTTAATAAGCATGTTTGCTGTCCTATTTTCGATCGATTATCTTTTGCCGATTTTGATGATTTTTTCAACCCTGCCCGTATTTTTAATTTCGCAAAAGGCGGGAAGACTTCAGTGGGCCGAAACCGAAAAACTTCAAGATAAGAGGCTGAAGATGGCTACATACATCAAGCATGGACTTGAAGGTGAAAAAGCAAAGGATAATTTTTTATTCGGCTTTACCAAAAACTTTAAAAATACTTATTTGAGCATAAGAGATGAGTACTTAAAAAACTTTATCAAAATTGCTCATAAGGGCTTGGCTTTTCAATTAATTACAAGTTTTGTTTCTGCCCTGATTATGATAACCTTATTTTTCTTAATGATTTTTATTGTCGTAAAAAAAAGAATTGCCGTCGGGGCCGTAGCAGGTTATGTACAAGCCTTTATGTATACCCAATACGAAATACAGGATTTGGCTATGTACGGAAGATGGTATTTTACGATAATGGGGTACTTTCAAAACTATTTTGATATTATGGATTGGACCGAGAAACATCGGGGCGTTGAAGATGTTGAACAATCCGAGCGGATAATTTTAAAAGAAAAAATAGAATCTATTGAATTAAAGAATATCCGCTTTGCTTATAGAGGAAAGGAATTCGACAATGACGGAAACGATATAAGCGATTATGCAATAAAAGATTTATCTCTTTTTATAGACGGTAAAAAAACTTATGCAGTTGTAGGAAAGAACGGCAGCGGTAAAACCACCTTGATAAAACTTTTAACGGGCTTTTACACACCCCAAGAAGGGAGTATCATAATAAACGGCAAATACAATCTTTCCGATTTGGATATGGATTCATATCGGGAAAGACTATCGGCAGTATTCCAAGATTTTGCCGTTTACTCAGGCTACACTGTAGATGAAAACATTTTTGTAAAACCTGAACACTCTGAGGAAGAAGAAAAAGAAAAGGTAGAAAAGGTTAAATATTTAGGGAAAGACTTTGAAAAGAAACTTGAAAATAATTATTCCCTCATTTTGGGAATGCAGTACGGCGGCAAAGAATTTTCAGGCGGACAAAGGCAGAGGCTTGCAGCTCTTCGCTCCTTTATCAAAAAAAGCGATATAATATTTTTTGACGAACCTACCTCTGCAATAGATCCAATAGCCGAAAACGAATTTATCGAAAGTATTCTTATGCAGGGCAAAGGAAAAATCTCTCTTATCGTAACTCATAGAATGGGAAGCGTAAAATCCTGCAGCGATATAATCGTAATCGATTCGGGGCGTGTAATTGAAAAAGGAAACTTTGAAAGCCTCTTAGCCCAAAACGGTTTATTTGCAGAACTTTATAACAGCCAAAGAAAAAACTTTGTTGAAGAAGAATTTGGCCTAAGAAATTAG
- a CDS encoding tetratricopeptide repeat protein, with the protein MAKSVNALINEAIEAGKKRDYKTSILILENLAAEGLAEVSSPFYGEKKGNPEIYLYLSRAWAAVNNYGRAIAYGKAYVKRCSSDSASANSDLPMGFFFLGRSYLAAGQYDRAVYCLEKSLKLNPHPLETRAMLGSAYLKWKKPRLARETFEEALKFAPSDTKLNAGYLNSLFVEGVYELRNGNADMARQMFSFAIKNGIDGVAPRLYLAHALKMEGYLPEALGQYEVACEFEPDDPALKWYPAMIKMQLGDAAGAAEDFAKLGIEIPDDGVSDRFFAMGVIKKHMERGDYSRAAVAARIFIKTFGSDAEIRLLAAEAQRSMGNTNTALGHYKCALEHEPENPYPHYGIMLALQEAYRWEELSAAILRAEASGVCDTDDIYYYKIITAAHIDNPPEEVLPHLQALIQNGRADSAIFNAMGCCYIKLNMPDLALNWYERALSINEKDEEAKIGIIASYENLQLHKEADEAYNSYLNEWGKNIYIRRDYVLFLEKCERWEDAGNQLEILMSQGKKVNFDPELALFRRKAGQYQKAAILYRKMLRAKPEERLLLHNLVFCLDKMGQTKVSLDLLKAAEKMFGIKTDSMLIKGILQMRLKKKEDAIKTFQYILEKEPKNKHAAEFLEKAYGK; encoded by the coding sequence ATGGCTAAGTCTGTAAATGCGCTTATAAATGAAGCTATTGAAGCCGGGAAAAAACGCGACTATAAGACTTCAATTTTAATTTTAGAAAACTTAGCCGCAGAGGGCTTAGCCGAAGTATCTTCTCCCTTTTACGGCGAAAAAAAGGGAAATCCCGAAATATATTTATACCTTTCAAGGGCTTGGGCTGCCGTAAACAATTACGGCAGAGCCATAGCCTATGGTAAGGCCTATGTTAAAAGATGCTCATCGGATTCGGCCTCCGCTAATTCGGACTTACCTATGGGCTTCTTTTTTTTGGGCCGTTCCTATTTGGCGGCAGGGCAGTATGACAGGGCCGTTTATTGTCTTGAAAAAAGCTTAAAACTCAATCCCCATCCTCTTGAAACAAGGGCAATGCTCGGCTCGGCTTATCTAAAATGGAAAAAGCCGCGTCTTGCCAGAGAAACCTTTGAAGAAGCCCTAAAGTTTGCTCCTTCGGATACAAAGCTGAATGCCGGATATTTAAATTCTCTTTTTGTTGAAGGAGTTTATGAATTAAGAAACGGCAACGCAGATATGGCTCGCCAAATGTTCAGCTTTGCAATAAAAAACGGCATAGACGGAGTTGCTCCGCGCCTCTATCTTGCTCATGCCCTAAAAATGGAGGGCTATCTTCCGGAGGCTCTAGGCCAATACGAAGTGGCTTGCGAATTCGAGCCCGATGATCCCGCCCTAAAGTGGTATCCTGCAATGATTAAGATGCAGCTGGGCGATGCTGCCGGAGCGGCCGAAGATTTTGCAAAGCTTGGTATTGAGATTCCCGATGACGGAGTTTCGGATCGCTTTTTTGCAATGGGCGTTATCAAAAAACATATGGAGCGGGGCGATTACTCAAGAGCCGCCGTTGCTGCCCGCATCTTTATTAAAACCTTTGGAAGCGATGCCGAAATACGCCTCCTCGCAGCCGAAGCTCAGCGTTCTATGGGCAATACCAACACAGCCTTGGGTCATTATAAGTGCGCTCTTGAGCACGAGCCCGAAAATCCTTATCCGCATTACGGCATAATGCTCGCCCTTCAAGAAGCATACCGATGGGAGGAACTTAGTGCCGCAATCCTGCGGGCCGAAGCAAGCGGCGTCTGCGATACGGACGATATTTATTATTATAAAATAATTACCGCTGCTCATATCGATAATCCGCCCGAAGAGGTATTGCCTCATCTTCAAGCTCTTATTCAAAACGGAAGAGCCGATTCGGCTATTTTTAATGCGATGGGCTGCTGCTACATAAAACTGAACATGCCCGACCTTGCCCTAAACTGGTATGAAAGAGCTTTGAGCATCAACGAAAAAGATGAAGAAGCTAAAATAGGAATTATCGCCTCTTACGAAAATTTACAGTTACATAAGGAAGCTGATGAAGCATATAACTCATATCTAAATGAATGGGGAAAGAATATCTACATAAGGCGGGACTATGTGCTATTTTTGGAAAAATGCGAGCGTTGGGAAGATGCCGGCAATCAGCTTGAAATTTTAATGAGTCAAGGCAAAAAAGTTAATTTTGATCCTGAGCTTGCTTTATTCCGAAGAAAGGCAGGACAATACCAAAAAGCCGCTATTCTTTATAGAAAGATGCTTAGGGCTAAACCGGAAGAAAGGCTTCTATTACACAATCTCGTCTTTTGTCTTGATAAAATGGGACAAACAAAAGTCTCCCTCGATCTTTTAAAAGCTGCAGAAAAAATGTTCGGCATTAAGACCGACTCCATGCTCATCAAAGGCATCCTTCAAATGCGCCTAAAAAAGAAAGAAGATGCAATAAAAACTTTTCAATACATATTGGAAAAAGAACCTAAAAACAAACATGCTGCCGAATTCTTGGAAAAAGCTTACGGGAAATAA
- the pta gene encoding phosphate acetyltransferase — MSFVDEMKRKAKMYANRLVLPEGTEERTLKAARSIVDEKLVSELFLIGSDDAVSAAASKAAVKLDGIKIIDPKKSEWLDSFAESYYEKRKAKGMTLEQAKIEMSAELGFAAMMLVQDKADAMVAGALNTTADVLRAGLKVIGTLPGMKTASSCFLMDTKNPKLGANGVFIFSDCAVIPTPSSEQLADIACSAAMSCRTFAGTEPIVAMLSFSTKGSGGDKDENILRVREAVKILQERKPDFVFDGEIQLDCAIVPSVMQKKAADSPVKGQANTLIFPDLGAGNIGYKLVQRIAGAEALGPFLQGFAKPISDLSRGCSVDDIITTSAVTLVQAGRK; from the coding sequence ATGAGTTTTGTAGATGAAATGAAAAGAAAGGCAAAGATGTATGCTAACCGCCTTGTTTTGCCTGAAGGTACTGAAGAAAGGACTCTCAAAGCAGCCCGATCTATCGTAGACGAAAAATTGGTATCGGAGCTTTTTTTAATCGGTTCCGATGATGCTGTTTCTGCAGCGGCTTCTAAGGCAGCGGTAAAACTTGACGGTATCAAGATAATCGATCCGAAAAAATCGGAATGGCTCGATTCCTTTGCCGAAAGCTATTACGAAAAAAGAAAGGCCAAGGGTATGACCCTTGAACAGGCTAAAATAGAAATGAGTGCAGAGCTGGGCTTTGCAGCGATGATGTTGGTTCAAGATAAGGCAGATGCAATGGTTGCAGGAGCCTTAAACACAACAGCCGATGTACTCCGTGCAGGCTTAAAAGTTATCGGAACCCTTCCGGGAATGAAAACCGCTTCTTCTTGCTTTTTGATGGACACAAAAAATCCCAAACTCGGAGCAAACGGAGTCTTTATCTTTTCGGACTGTGCCGTAATTCCGACTCCCAGCTCTGAACAGTTAGCCGACATTGCCTGCTCTGCAGCTATGAGCTGCCGAACCTTTGCCGGTACGGAGCCCATTGTTGCAATGCTATCCTTTTCTACCAAGGGTTCGGGCGGGGACAAGGATGAAAATATTTTACGCGTCCGCGAAGCCGTAAAAATCTTACAGGAAAGAAAACCCGATTTTGTCTTTGACGGAGAAATCCAGTTGGACTGCGCCATAGTTCCTTCAGTTATGCAAAAAAAGGCTGCCGATTCTCCCGTAAAAGGACAGGCCAATACCCTGATTTTCCCCGACCTCGGAGCCGGAAACATAGGATATAAGCTGGTACAGAGAATTGCCGGTGCAGAAGCCCTCGGCCCCTTCCTCCAGGGCTTTGCAAAGCCCATATCCGACCTTTCCAGAGGCTGCTCGGTAGACGACATAATCACCACCTCGGCTGTAACCTTGGTTCAAGCCGGAAGAAAATAA
- a CDS encoding biotin--[acetyl-CoA-carboxylase] ligase, protein MEELISRTTSDILLDMLIEQNGSPLSGEEAALRLGLSRVSVWKAVQKLRDEGYEIEGGKNKGYILKSSSDVLNAFSIEKNLSAFAQSVCQRKIEVFKTIDSTNTEAKRRLTSSSRAESLHGTVLFAEHQSAGRGRFSRSFYSPRGAGLYFSMIFCPSIPTRAEKEVPSSALYTAISATVICRCLKALGFAPQIKWVNDIYLNGKKICGILSEGIIDMETSSVQAVIIGIGLNVKESNFPPELKNKAGSLFAEADKLFTEIGSFFSEAEAPSLNRNVLASSIISSLIEALYGIHSQENLMEEYKNLSLLTGKKVRVLPFAGSPYQALVLGISDLGHLIIETDDGKKDELISGEVSLELEP, encoded by the coding sequence ATGGAAGAACTTATATCAAGGACAACGAGCGATATCCTTTTGGATATGCTTATAGAACAAAACGGAAGCCCTCTTTCGGGCGAAGAAGCGGCTTTGCGCTTAGGACTTTCAAGGGTTTCCGTATGGAAGGCCGTGCAAAAGCTAAGGGATGAAGGTTATGAAATTGAAGGCGGAAAGAACAAGGGCTATATTCTAAAGTCATCTTCCGATGTGCTGAACGCTTTTTCAATTGAAAAGAACTTATCTGCCTTTGCTCAATCTGTCTGTCAGAGGAAGATTGAAGTTTTTAAGACAATAGATTCCACTAATACTGAGGCAAAAAGGCGTTTAACTTCTTCAAGCAGAGCCGAGTCCCTTCACGGAACGGTTCTTTTTGCCGAGCATCAAAGCGCCGGGAGAGGCCGCTTTTCACGCAGTTTTTATTCGCCGAGAGGAGCGGGCTTATATTTTAGTATGATTTTTTGCCCCTCAATTCCGACAAGAGCAGAAAAGGAAGTGCCCTCTTCCGCTCTTTACACGGCAATTTCGGCAACGGTTATCTGCCGCTGCTTAAAGGCTCTGGGCTTTGCTCCGCAAATAAAGTGGGTAAACGATATTTATCTTAACGGAAAAAAAATCTGCGGCATTTTAAGTGAGGGAATTATCGATATGGAAACTTCCTCAGTGCAGGCTGTAATTATAGGTATAGGCCTCAATGTAAAAGAGTCTAATTTTCCTCCCGAACTTAAAAACAAGGCCGGCTCGCTCTTTGCCGAAGCCGACAAACTTTTTACCGAAATCGGCTCATTTTTTAGTGAAGCCGAAGCTCCTTCCCTCAACCGGAATGTTTTAGCTTCTTCTATTATATCGAGCTTGATTGAAGCCCTTTACGGTATACATTCTCAAGAAAACTTAATGGAAGAATATAAAAACCTCTCCCTCCTTACGGGAAAAAAGGTAAGAGTTCTGCCCTTTGCCGGTTCTCCATATCAAGCCTTGGTTTTGGGAATCAGCGATTTAGGGCATCTTATCATAGAAACCGATGACGGCAAAAAAGATGAGTTAATTTCGGGCGAGGTTAGTTTGGAGCTTGAACCTTAA
- a CDS encoding AMP-binding protein codes for MFYKEYINYIESDDWETVHNSFSVKAPENFNFAYDIIDRIAKEYPEKEALVWCDETEERIFSFGELTKQINKTANFFKAMGIGRGDTVLLFLRRRYEFWFVLPALHKIGAIAVPATVQLAAHDIEYRIQSANIKMIMAVQEKNLQEEIQKAAESAYNKPLLVWVHDEMEGWISFDKLVKNMSEDFTRPQGEAYPCGKDTALLYFTSGTSGNPKMVEHNFLYPLGHIATAKFWQNVKEGGRHLSVAETGWAKAMWGKIYGQWLCGCAVFVYDMKMFIPKNMLEKLSKYRVTSFCAPPTVYRYLIREKIEDYDLSSLEECTTAGEALSMDIFNTFKEKTGIELREGYGQTELTLTTGSFPGMKIKPGSMGKPAPGYEIDIIRPDGSSCKAGESGEIILRLDKKVPFGMFGGYHKNEEKTAEVFKDGVYHTGDAAYRDEDGYFWFESRTDDLIKSSGFRISPFEVESVLLQHPAVFECAVTGVPDPKRGQAVKAFVVLNKTYQPSQALEKELMFFAKKNAALYKAPRSLEFVETLPKTHNGKISRAEIRSRKA; via the coding sequence ATGTTTTATAAAGAATATATAAACTATATTGAAAGCGATGATTGGGAAACCGTACATAATTCTTTTTCAGTCAAAGCTCCCGAGAATTTTAATTTTGCTTATGACATAATAGATAGAATAGCGAAGGAATACCCCGAAAAGGAGGCTCTCGTCTGGTGCGATGAAACCGAAGAAAGGATTTTTTCGTTCGGAGAATTGACAAAGCAGATAAATAAAACAGCCAATTTCTTTAAGGCGATGGGAATAGGAAGAGGCGACACGGTTTTGCTTTTTTTGCGAAGAAGATACGAGTTTTGGTTTGTTCTTCCCGCCCTGCATAAAATAGGCGCTATAGCCGTTCCTGCAACTGTCCAGCTCGCAGCCCATGACATTGAATACCGTATTCAATCCGCCAATATAAAAATGATAATGGCCGTACAAGAAAAGAATTTGCAAGAAGAAATTCAAAAAGCTGCCGAATCCGCTTATAATAAGCCCCTCCTCGTCTGGGTGCATGACGAAATGGAGGGGTGGATTTCCTTTGATAAACTCGTAAAAAATATGAGTGAAGATTTTACACGGCCCCAAGGAGAAGCCTACCCTTGCGGAAAGGACACCGCTCTTTTGTACTTTACCTCAGGCACTTCGGGTAATCCCAAAATGGTGGAGCATAATTTTTTATATCCTCTAGGGCACATTGCAACCGCAAAATTTTGGCAAAACGTCAAGGAAGGCGGAAGGCACTTAAGCGTTGCCGAAACAGGCTGGGCAAAGGCCATGTGGGGAAAGATTTACGGTCAATGGCTTTGCGGCTGTGCCGTCTTTGTATACGACATGAAAATGTTTATCCCTAAAAACATGCTCGAAAAATTATCAAAATACAGGGTAACTTCCTTTTGTGCACCTCCTACCGTTTACAGGTACTTAATCCGCGAAAAAATAGAAGATTACGATTTATCCTCATTGGAAGAATGTACAACGGCAGGTGAAGCCCTTAGCATGGACATCTTCAATACCTTTAAAGAAAAGACCGGAATAGAACTGCGGGAAGGCTACGGGCAAACAGAGCTTACCCTCACAACAGGATCCTTCCCCGGAATGAAAATCAAACCCGGTTCAATGGGAAAGCCCGCCCCCGGCTATGAGATAGATATTATCCGCCCCGACGGATCTTCTTGCAAGGCAGGAGAATCGGGAGAAATCATCTTGCGTTTGGATAAAAAGGTTCCCTTTGGAATGTTCGGCGGTTATCATAAAAATGAAGAAAAAACGGCCGAGGTTTTTAAGGACGGAGTTTACCACACGGGAGACGCCGCCTATAGGGATGAAGACGGTTATTTTTGGTTTGAAAGCCGAACCGATGACCTTATAAAAAGCTCCGGTTTCCGTATAAGCCCCTTTGAGGTGGAGTCGGTTCTTTTACAACATCCGGCAGTCTTTGAATGTGCGGTAACAGGCGTACCCGACCCGAAAAGAGGCCAGGCGGTAAAGGCCTTTGTTGTTTTAAATAAAACCTATCAGCCAAGCCAAGCCTTAGAAAAAGAGCTTATGTTCTTTGCAAAGAAAAATGCGGCCCTCTACAAGGCCCCGCGTTCTCTCGAATTTGTAGAAACTTTGCCTAAAACCCACAATGGCAAGATAAGCCGGGCTGAAATAAGAAGCCGAAAGGCCTGA